TGCATCATCATCGTCTGTAATTATGTACTTGTGTGACTCTAGAATCTGAGCCTCAGGGACTTGATTATCCTGCTCCATGCTGTGTTCCATTGCTTAGAAAAGGCCCTTATAGAGTTGGTGCTTGACAGGCAtgtgttgaaagaatgaatggaatggaggaggcCTGATTGGAGGCTCTGAGGACAAAATCCACGTTTTTAAATGTGGCTGGTAAGCCCTGTGACCCCTCTTCTCAACGTTTTCTCCCAACCACATCTTCCCCTGACTCTTGGCCAGTCCAAACACGCTGTGTGCTCTCTGGCCTCCAGGCCTCTACATCTGCTATTTCTGCTGCTTGGCTGTCTCTTTGCTCTTAGCCTGGTTCTTACTCATCTTGCAGGTTTCAGTTAGGACGTTTTATCTTCTAGGGAAACCTTTACTTCAGACAATTCTATACAGGACAAAtgttgttggctgggtgcggtgtctcacgcctgtaatcccagcactttcagaggctgaggcaggtggatcacctgaggtcaggagttcgagaccagcctggccaacatgctgaaaccccatctttactaaaaatacaaaaattagccgggtgtggtggcacttgcctgtaatcccagctacttggaaggatgaggcacaagaatcgcttgaatccgggaggtggaggttgcagtgagccaagatcatgccactgcactccagcctgggcaacagagtgagaatctgtctcaaaaaaaaaaaaaaaaaaatatgttaaatatattattgtaAACATTGCCTACTGTTACTTATCTGTACCTTCCATTGCAAGTGCACTGTCTTGTTCAAGGCAGGCCCCTTGCATGGGGCCCAGCTCTAATGCCTTCTGTATTTGTTGAAGTTGAATGAATCAATGTCCTCTAGTCAACCAGCCTCAGTCCGGGTATCTCTGCACATTTTCCAGGAGCCCAAAAACAGTGAAGAATTGTAATTTGAGGGCTGCTTGATCAGGAAAGGAAGCTGGGGGAGGTTTGTTCAGCTCCAGCCCCTGGCTGTCCCTGGGCCACCAGGCAGGAGGCCTTGAAGCAGATCCTGTGGGGGATGGGCAGGGAAACagtttcttcctctcctcccccgTGGCGAGTGGGGGGATGGGGCCAGGAGAGGGAAGGTTCCTTCAAGGAGGCtccctggcacagtgcctgcttTGAGGAAGGGGGTGGAGAGTATGGTGAATGCAGGCTTTCTCCTGGCCCCTGGCCTCCAGCTTTGTGAGAGGGAGGGAAACTGCTGGCAAAGACGGGAAagagggatgggagggaggggagagtctGCTTGCTTTGGGAGACAAGGAGAGGGGTTGAAGTGGCTCTGAAAGACAGGATTCCCAAGAGCCTACCAGGTCCCAACTCCAGATCAGCTCTGGAAATATCCTCAAACCACTCAGTCAGATAGTCAATATACTGGGAACGTTTAACTCTTAGGATCAGATCATCCTAACGTCACCAGCTGGAAAATCCTTCAGAGGGTTGTATCTGGGGTCTGCAGGGTATTGGACCTAAAGTCCAGAGACCTTGACCCTATTCTGCCTGCAGGCCCAGTCTCCAGTAGGGGCTAACTTGGAGAAGTCAGCTCCCTGGACCCCGCTTTCTTTTTCAACAGCTGGAAGAAATGGCATTTTCCCAGAACCCAAGAATATTTTGCATCCCATCAACGGCGCTTACAGTAACAGAAAGATGAAGAAGCTGGCAAACCACCTCTCTTTCCCACAGGTCTGTAatctccctgagggcagggttCAGCTCACACATCTTATACTCTGGTATCAAACCTGGCTGCCCATCAGAATTGCTTGAGGATGATTAACTAAAATGTTTCACTTCCTCTAACAGTGATTCTGATTTATTGGAGCTGTGTTAGGACTTAAAACCCGTTTTAACAGTGTGCTAACTGATTGTGATGCAAAGGGACCAGCACAACGTAGTAGGTGCTAAGTGTTGCCTGCAGGGGTGGGAAATGTATTTAGCAAGGTAAAcaaatggagtgtaggggaagtGGGATTGAAATACGGTCTGGACCTGGGTAACTGTGCATCTAACACTTTGAAAGGAAATAGTGCACCAGTTTtagcaatacaaaagataaatatttattcagaacAAAACTTTTAACAATCAATTTTACATTCTAAGCCACAAGGAAATAGCAAAACATATagcaaaggaaaagcaaacacTAAAAGAAAAGCAGTGTACTGTCTTTTCTACTTGATAACACTTAGTTGGCCCATGACCTCTCGCTTGGCCTATCTCCCTAGTACATTTTAGAGTTAACAGCTCACTCATAATTTTGGGTTAAAATCCATCTTTCTCCTGAGAGTCAGGAGTTGCAGATGAGCTCCAGCTAGCTGCTTCTCTAGGGTTCCTAGCTATTGAGGCTAAGGTGCAAATGTAAACCTTTGGTAGGTTTCTTTACACAGGGGCACCCCCATTTCTCACTGGTGGCAATGAATGGGGAAGGGGTAGGGCCTCCAAAGGACCAGGCACACTTTAATCCAGAAGTGGTGCCCCAGGGAGCAACGAATGCACCCTGGAGTGTGTTCCTTGGTCCGTTGCGTATCTCCCAAGTATTCAGAAGCCCCTCCTTAAAAACCTTTTCTTTCTGCTCCCTCCTCCAGATGATTTCTCAGCATTTCTCTGGGCTGATCATTCTGGAGAGATCAGACTTTCTGGGCCCTCAAGTGTTGAGGAAATTGTTGTGAAGTGTGAGAGGTAGTGGAATGAGCACCGGGCTTGGGGTCAGGGGACTCTACTATAGGCTGGCTCTGGCACCAGACAGCTATGTAATTTTCACCCAGTCATTTAACTTCTTTGGGCCTGTTTCATCTGCTGGAAAACCAGGGAATTGGTCCAAACCAACTCTCAGGTTCTTTCCAGCAGGAATATTCTAGATTCCATGATTCTATGAAAAATGGCTTCTGAGCCACCAAAAGAGCTGTCATGAAGTCCATGCATTTTTGTGCCATAAGAGAGGCCCTTGGCCACCATTCAGAGCTTATTGATTCAGATTATATACACTTCTAACAACACTGGTTTCACAAATTCTCAGACCACGTAGATTAAAAGCAGCAAATTAAATGAGGGAGGGGAAGAGCTGCAAAAGGTAGACACTCTGATAGAAGCCACAGTCAACAATTCAGCAAACACTGATGGAGTGCCTACCACGTGTTGGGCCCCGTACCTAGTGCTGGGGCATAAAGATGAGCAAGGCAGCCCAAAGGGTGAAAATCCAGGGGAAGACAAGGTATGGGGcgggggggtgggaggggggcagggagagagagaaaaagtacaagaaacaaaacaaatacccaatagaaaaacgaaaacaaaattttaaaagggagGGGCAACACATCTGCACGCTACAGTTCTCCGCAGTCGTTATTGGTGACAGAGTCACCAATTCAGAACAGGCTGAAATGGAGTAAACTCGGTTTAAGAAGGCATAGAGAGATGTCTCTTGTAGGTTTTAAAAAGATCTCCTTCAAAAACGataaaaaatggtttaaaaaaaagttttggcaCTTAAGAGGGGTAAGCTGGCTGTGTGTTCACCCTGGCAGGCAGGCGGGTGTTTAGTGCCCGGCCACGCCGGTTAGCTGAGCTGCCACGGAATTGTGAACTGCTTTGGGACACTGGGCAAAGGCGTGTCCTCGCTTGCCACAGAGGTTGCACACGATGCCCTTCCGGCAGTAAGGGCTCAGGTGCCCCTCCTCCCCGCACCTGAAGCACCTGTCCTGCGTGCAGCTGCCGCTCATGTGGGTCCGGGAACCACATTTAAAGCATGTCTTGGGCTGCCCCTTGTACCAGCTGTAGCCCCTCTCGGCCCCCAAGAAGAAGGCCCCTGGCAAATGCCTGACCCCGCCCTCCCCCTGGCGCAGCTCGATCTCGCATTTGTATTCCCCGGTCCAGATCCCAAACCTGTCGGTCACTTTCACCGGCACGGCCAGCACGTCGCAGTGGCGCTTGAGCCAAGTCACAATGTCCTCCACGTCCACCGTCTCGTTCCGGAAGAGGATGAAGAGCGTCTTCAAGCTGGACTTGCTCCGCCCCAGCACCACGAAGTTCTCCCAGCAGTCCTCCTGCTCCCGCTTCTCCTCGTAGACGCGTAGGAACAGGGCCAGCTTCTCCGCCGAGCGGAAGCTCACGTCGAATTCGCGGCTGCCCGGGATCTGGATGACCGCGTAGATGTCGCTCGGGTCCATGCCGATGGAGCGCAGGATAAGCGCTCCTACCACGAAGTCCCGCGTGGGGCAGGCGCCCTCGTCTCCCTGGAAACAGATGCGGACGAGGAAGCGACCCTTGCCCGggcctgccgccgccgccgccgccgccgccggttCGTCCTGGAGGGGCCGCTCGGCAGCGTCCTCGGCCTCGCCGGGCCTGGCCGGGGTCGCCATGGTGGCGGCCGCCGCCGCTTCGGCCTTCTTCCTCCTGCCCGCCTCCGCAGCGCCCTTCTTTTTGCGGGGGTCCGCCGCCGCCTCGCCGGCCGGATCTCTCCGGCGGCCCTTCGGGTCCCCGCGGCCAGCCGGTGGGAAGTCGCCGAGGTCCGGCGCCGCCAGGCCCGCGGGGCCGCCGAGCCCAGCGCTCCCTCCACTGCCGACGCTTTCCTCCTCCCGCCGCGGCGGCCGCGGGTCGCGGAACTCGCCCTTCTTCTCGGCTAGATTCTTTAccacctgggcccagcccatcTTCTCGCGGCCGCCGTCGGCCTCCTCGTCCCGGGCCGCGGGCCGCGCGGGGGGCAGAAGCTGCGGCCGCCCCCGTTTCCTCTCTTCCTCCGCGCCGCCGCCGGTGGCCATTTTACCTCCTTCCCAGCATCCTCCACTCGCTCCCGCAGCCAAAGGGCGCCCATCGCGCGCGCCCGCCCGCCGGGGCTGtgtgggtttggttttttttttttttttttctgaaatttgacGCTACCCTCCCCCGCCGCTCCCTCAAAGGTATCACATGCGGCGCATATTGGCCAGCGCCGGCTCCGCGCCCCCTGCGCTGAGCCTCTCTTCCGCCAGCGTTCGCTCCAACCTCACCTCCGTCCGCAGCGGGATGGGGCGCCCGGAGGCTTCACTTTCCCCAGCGCGGGTTTGGCAGCCTCCGGCCTCGCTCTCGAGGATTTGACATTTCGCAAGCGATGCTCGATGATTTCATGCTAGCAGCTTTGCTAACGGCCCACAGCCCACAGACGGGACGGAGTGCAGGAACATCtctcccattttgttttcttttttgtatcttttctgttaaaaaagcaaaagcaatagCAAAATTAAAACTTAGCTTTCCCTTTCCCCAGAACTGACTGCAATGCATTATTTTTTTCCCACGTCGGATTATGCACATTTTcaagaagaaaagttgaaagttttACAGTGAACATTTTACCATTAACTTTTTATCGTTAAAATTGTACTCTATTTTATCACACTACGCCTCGATCCATTCATCGgtctttattttttgatacatttCCAAGTAAGTcatattgcattatttttatttgtttgaaaagaCTTTCGTCGTATTTAGGATGAAGTGTGAGTGCTTAAGTTCCCAGTACTGTGTTAAGCACACTTCAGACTATATTACACGGAATCTTCCAAAAACGATGCTgtaattatgcccattttacagataaagaggCAGGAGTTaagtctttctttcctctctctctctctcctttcttttttttttttttttcgagacggactcttggtctgtcgcccaggctgcggtgcagtggctcaatctcggctcactgcaagctcctcctcccaggttcacgccattctactgcctcagcctcccgggtagctgggactacaggcgcccgtcaccacgcctggctaattttttgtatttttagtagagacgggatttcaccatgttagccaggattgtctcgatctcctgacctcgtgatcgcccgcctcggcctcccaaattgctgggattacaggcgtgagccaccgcgcccggccggtagCTTATATTTATTTAACCACTTTATTTCTGACGCTGTGGATCAAGAACTGTGCATCAGACCCTAGGAAACCTTGTTAACAGGCAGATTCCCTTCACCGCAACTGCTGGTATTGGTCTCAGGGGAGCCACTGACTTGTACCGTTTGCACTTTCCAGTCCTCTTACTTTGTATCCTCAGACACCATTTCCTTCATCCCTTCTCAGCCACGCATTCCCGTGATCATACTTGGAACTTCACCATTACCAGAAACATAAATGTCTTAGATTCACATATTTCTCTGTTATTCTTTCTACTTGCTTGGTCAGGTTTCACCATGAGGAGAATACTTACACAACCAaacaatatatgtattttaaacaatGTCTTCCATTCCTCTTACCTTAAGCCCTCACTCCAGGTAACTATCACATAATCAAATATCTGCAAGGGTCAGGCAGGTGCCTTAAGTAGAAGATATACTGGGTGAACTGGAGATCGAATATTCTATCTGAAGGGGCAACTGCTAGTCAACTGTAGCTGATTATTCCTCTCCAGAAGTGAGGGTCCACTGTGGGTGGATCTTTCAGTTTCCAAAGAGAAATCTGAACTCCAGTTTCTTCTTTTATGGGAAacagtcttctctctctttcgTCTTCTTTAAGATGGTCTCAGCTATATTTGGAACCTCCATATGAATTTCACAACCTGCCTACTAAGTTCCAGGAAACTATGAGATCTTAATTGGAGTTGCATTGCATTTGTACAGAATTACCACTTTATAACACCGAGTCTTTCCATCAATGACCCCACTTGATTTCTCACTTATTTAGGCCTTATTTTATGAATTTCAATAAAATGTTATAGTTTTTTTCATAAAGGTCTTACATACTTTTGGGGATTTATTCCAAGGTACCACATGGTTTGactgctattgtaaatgaaattattgTAAATCAGAAGTTACATATTGTTTGTTGGTGTCCGTTAGAGGAAACACGATTGAATTTTGTGTACTGACCCCATATTTGGCAACAAAGTTGAAACCTTAAAAAATTTCCAGTGGTTTTTGGAATCTCTTTACTTTTCTGTATTGCCAATCATATTGTCTGTGAATAATGAaggttttgtctcttttttcagATCTTAtactttttcttgtcttactgcacTAGTCAGGAACTCTTATGTAATCAACgtattttgagcatttttgttttgtgtcgGACTTTAAAGGCATCTgtctgtattttgaaaatatttgactTGTGGATTAGGTTCTGGCTCTCTGTCCAATTTTGCTAATCATATCTTCTATTGTAAGATTTTATTGGTATGTGTAGGGCCATCCTTTTGGTCAGTTTCATTTTTTCCAGGTCAAATTTTGCAGAGATTATTACATCAGGAGCTACAGGGGCCAGGCAGGTACCCTGCAAGGAAAGCAGTCTGGATGGGCACTGAGGCCATATGAAGAGAGCAGCCTTTATTCATTTCTGGCAGATTATTGTCACAGAGGGACACAGACCCAGTGTTGCCAGATGTCTGCTTTTCTAAGAGAGATCGGAAATCCAGTGTTTGGCTGCCTGGAACAAGGCCTGAGCTCAACGACTTGAACACGTGAGCGTCTAGAGTCTCTCTTGTGAGGCCTCTTCTCTCTTTATATTCTTCTGTCTTTAGTGCACTGGCTTCCACCCGTGTTCCTTTTTAGcatttctgtctccttttcttcCCTCAAACCTGACATCCATTCTTTTGGCAAATCCTgatggcagttcttcaaaaataTATCCCCAATCTGACCACTCTCACCTGTTCTCCAAGTCACTATCATGTGAACTGCTTAGAATGTGCCTGGCTCAGTCATtctagttaaaaaataacagaacagACAAATGTGTGCAGAATGAACCTGACCAACTAGTTTGCCATCTTTGGCTAAGGCACAATTATTTTCACTTTACAAAGGaggtaactgaggctcagagaggtgaagggatTTGTCTCAGAAGCATCTGTGAGGTCTTTGATAACTGGGGCATGTCTTGCTCTCTGTCTTCACAGACAATTGCTGTGAAGACAACACAACTGacctggtgaggtggctcatgccagtaagcccagcactttgggatgccaaggtgggaggatcgtttaagcccaagagttctcgaccaccttgggcaacatagtgagacctcatctctacaaaaaattttaaaaattagccaggtatggtggcatgcacccatagtccctgctactctgtgggctgaggtaggaggataacttgagcctgagaggttgaggctgcagtgagctgtgattctgccattgtattccagcctgggtaacagagtgagaccctgttaaaaaaaaaaaaaagaaaagaaaagaaaacacaattgcCCAGTGTTCTGTAAGCACTTAGTAAATggcagctgattttttatttttgaattgttaAGAAACTTGgctcagtgcagtggctcacacctgttatcttagcattttgggaggctgaggcgggcagatcagttgagtccaggagtttgcagatcagcctgggcaacatggcgaaaccccatctataccaaaaataataaaaaacattagccagccGTGATGGGGcaccacctatagtcccaactactagggaggctgaggtgggaggatcgcttgagcccaggaggttgaggctgcagtgagtgcagtgagctgtgatcactccacgctatcctgggcaacagatcgagagaaaccctgtcttagAAAAGAAACTCACTAATGCTAGTTGGGAATAGCTAAATAACAGAAAATTCTAGAATAATGGTAACATATGcaaatgaagtttattttttctcgCATAGAATAAGTCTGGAGGTAGGCAGCTCAGAGCTGATATCATGGCTGCATAGTGTCAGGGATCCAGGCTCCTTCTATCTTCATGTTCTGCC
The Pongo pygmaeus isolate AG05252 chromosome 21, NHGRI_mPonPyg2-v2.0_pri, whole genome shotgun sequence DNA segment above includes these coding regions:
- the ZCCHC3 gene encoding zinc finger CCHC domain-containing protein 3; protein product: MATGGGAEEERKRGRPQLLPPARPAARDEEADGGREKMGWAQVVKNLAEKKGEFRDPRPPRREEESVGSGGSAGLGGPAGLAAPDLGDFPPAGRGDPKGRRRDPAGEAAADPRKKKGAAEAGRRKKAEAAAAATMATPARPGEAEDAAERPLQDEPAAAAAAAAGPGKGRFLVRICFQGDEGACPTRDFVVGALILRSIGMDPSDIYAVIQIPGSREFDVSFRSAEKLALFLRVYEEKREQEDCWENFVVLGRSKSSLKTLFILFRNETVDVEDIVTWLKRHCDVLAVPVKVTDRFGIWTGEYKCEIELRQGEGGVRHLPGAFFLGAERGYSWYKGQPKTCFKCGSRTHMSGSCTQDRCFRCGEEGHLSPYCRKGIVCNLCGKRGHAFAQCPKAVHNSVAAQLTGVAGH